The genomic stretch GCGGCTCCGGCGAAAGCAGGTTGTTTAAATCCGATGATCGCGATTTCCGAATCCTCGCGCCACTCCCGTGTTCACGTGGCTCTCAGCGCCTCCTCACGCCGGGTGGCAGATCGATCTTGGATTCAATGCTGCCATCCTCCTTTCGTTCGTGGCGCACGCGGATGACGCCCTTGGGCGTCGGGTAGGTTCCCTCCGCCCATGCGAGAGGACCGAGTTGAGGGCGGATGTGGACCTCCGAGAATCCGGGCGAAGCGGGCTCGATGCCCAGCACTTGTCGGCTCAGCCAAGCGGCGGGACCACCGGCCCAGCCATGGCAAAGGCTGTGCCGGAAGCCGAGATAGCAATGCGCGCCGAAATCACCGTGGAGATCCTTTTTCCCCGCGGGAACTGGTCCGTCGATGCGGCCGGCGTTCTCGGTCCACGCGAGATCGAAGTCCTCCCAGAAGGTTGTAGCGCCATGATCCAGCATGCCACCCCAGTACTTGGAGATGAAATCGATGGCGGTGTCGATGTCGCCGGATTTGGCGAGGGCGTTGAGGACGTAGAACCCATAGAAGGTGCTGAGGTCGGCCGGGCCGTTCCTCTTGAGTGTCTGTTCCGCCACTTGGTTGGCATCGAGAAGACCGGCAAGCGCCAGTAGCGCGGCGGGCGACTTCCGGCCGGAGGCTTCCGGTTGGTGTTTCCGCAGTCGCGCGGCGGTCTCGCTGCAAAGTGCGGCCGACTCCGCGTCGCCTAACAAACTCATGATTCTGGCACCCGAATCCATGGTGAGGACCATCATCGCCTGCAAGCCCTCATGGACCGCCGTTTTGTTCTCAAACGTCGGCCAGTCGAGGAACCGCATGCCATCGAGCGTCTCGCGTCCATCGGCATCAACGTAGGTCGTCAGCCGCCTCAGCAGCTGATCCAGGTAATCCTGTTGCTGCTTCAAGTAGGCGAGGTCGCCGTGGTGCCGATGCCATTCTTCGTGAATGAGGACCCACCACATCGAGTAGGAGCTGATGCCGTTCATCCACTCCGTCACCGGCGTGCGGTCGCGGATGAGGTCGAGGCTTTTGGGCACTACCTCGTTGGCACCGAACACCGCGTTGATCACGCTGACTTCGGGATGCATGTCGCCGAGCCAGACGAGGCGGTCGCGCTTGATGCCGTCCCACAGGTACTCCTGCATGTTGAGGTGCACCGTGTAAGCGGCGGTCTGCCAGATTCGGTTGAGGCGTTCGTCCGAGCAACGAAAGGAACCGAGATACGGGATGTCGCGAAGCGTGAGGATGGCGTGGATCTCGCCGAGCAAGAGCGGGATCTTGGGATCCACGTTGTCGAGACGTACGAAGCGAAATGCGCTCGGGCCGATGCTGGTCTTTCCGAGCCATGGGAGCTTGACCGTCTGGTCTCGCAGGGCGTGGTCGTTCTGTGCTCCGCGAGCTCCGAGTTCCGCCATGCTTTCGGTAAACGATTCACCAAATCGGACCCGCACCGAGGGCATGTCCTTGCCCTGCGTCATCGTGGTGAACAGCTCAACCGAGCCGCTGATTTCCGCGCCGAAGTCGATGACGATCCCCGCCCCAGGATTGAGAACCAGCGGCGGGGCCACTTCTGTCAGCATTGCCTGCCCTGACTTGGGCTGGAAAAGGTTGTCCGGGTTCTCCACCCCACTCTCCGATTTCCAAGCGATGCGCGTTGGAGCGACGACGAAGGAAGCTATGCCCGTCTTTTCCGCCCGTCCCTCAAGTTCCGGCGGCAGCGCGAAGGCGGTGGACGCGCACAACAAAAGAAAGCTTGGGATTTTCATTGGATGAAGTGGCCCAAAGCCTGACCGCAAGCCAGCTTCCGAGGCAGTCAAATCCTGCCCGTAAATACGGGAGGGGCGGAGGGAGACCGGCTGGCGACGCGGGGCGGGCCGCAACGAAGGCATTCAAGATTTTTCGCCGGCGACGCTGACGCTGCGGAACTCCGCGGGATCGTCTAGGGAACCGAAGCCGAGCCGACAGGCGAGAAAGGAGGGGTCGTCGGCCATTATGAAGGGAACGGACAAGTGTCGGCATGCGCGGCGATAGCGCCGGTGGCTGCGTGGGCGTTTCAGGAAAGCAGAACGGCCATGAGCGCGGGACGCAGAGCATATCGCAAGTGCGGCGCACGCCATGTCCGGTGGTGGCGCGGATGCCGTCGATCATGGCGCGGAGTCCGGCTGGGGTTTGGTGCGGAGGATGATCACGGCCATTTTCAAAAATGTCTTTGTTCACTCGCAACGGGGCAACTTCGCGGCGCAGCGCCCGCAGTTCGTCCGCTGCGTCCCACTTGCCTTCGGCTCGCGGTCGTCCGCTCCCGACCTGCGAGCGCTCCGAGGCCTGCTTCCAGGAGTAGAGGGGTTTGGTGCTGATGCCGAGATCTCCGCCGAGTTCGGCGACCGGTCGGCCGGTTTCAAGCAGCTCTACGGACTGGGCATTGAATTCGGCGGTGTAGCGCCGACGGTCTTCGGATTCATAGGGTGGGGTTCTGGAGGTTCGAGGTCTAGAAATCCAGCTCACCTCACGACAGGCTGCTAGAGGTCGGGCCCGAGCTTACGAACGCGATCGACATCAAGTAGTTCGTGAATCTGGCGGACATTGAACCGCTGCTTGACCAACGACTTCACACCCCTTTGACCCGACAAGCGCTAAAGGCTACTCCTTGCTCCGAGAGACTCTCCGGAACAGGAAAGGCGGGGACGCAGTCAGTTCTTGATCACCCGCAAGCGCATGAAGCCGGTCTCCGCGTCCTCTACCGGCACCTCGTGAAACCATGTGAAGATCTCGTGCTCGCCATCGGATACCGGGAGGCCCGCTTGGATCGCATTGTTCGCAGCCCCCGGTGCCGAGAGACCGGCCAAGGTCGCAGAGGATTCGGGCGTGATTGTGATGAACGGCCGGCTCTTGCGGACCCGGACCTGGATGCGGAGGTAGGTCTTGGCCGGATCGGGCGCTCCCTCGAGCTGGGTCCCCGGAATCCGTTGGCCCTGCGGGAGGTCGCCGGCGCTCGAACGCAGCGGGTCGGAGGAGAACAAATATTCAAGAAGATTGGCGACGCCATCTGCGTCGGGATCATCGACGGGATCGCCCTGACCGACCGGGAAGCTGATCCCCGCGGCCCAGCCTTCGAAGGAAGAATCCGGCACCGCCACGGCTGCGGCCGGCACGGCGAGATCCTTGACCTCGGCCGCCGACAGCGCGCGGTTGAAGACGCGGAAGTCGTCGATCAGCCCGTTGAAGTACGGATCGGCGAATTGGCTTTTGCCGAGGTAGTTCAAAGTCGGATTGAACGCCGAGGGATCGACGGTGATCGTTGTCTCGGAATCCACGGCGGCTCCATTGACGTAGAGCGTCCCGGTATCGCCATTCAGCGTCACCGCCACATGGGTCCATTCCCCCGTCACCAGCGGCGTGGTCTCCAAAATCTTCTCGGCTCCCACGGCGTTGCCATTGATCGAAATGGTGAACCGCAAGGTGTTCCCCCCCGACTTGGGAGTCATCAACATGTACTGGGACGTGTTGTTCCCGAAATCAAAGATACGCTGCCAGTTGCTTCCGCCATTCCAGCGGACGCGGGCGGCGACGGTAACGTCGTTAACCCCGCTGACGATGTTATTACGAAGCCGCAGGTGGTCGTCGGTGCCGTCGAGGCGGATCGCGCGGTCTAACACCCCGTGATCGTACACCGCGACGCCGTTGTTGATGCCGGCGGTTCCGCCCGTCTGGTCGGTCGTGGCATTGTGGAATTGGTAGTGGGCCAGCAAATCGGCGGGGCCGGGCACGTTAATGTTCACCGCGGCATCGTCCGCCAAGCCGGTGGGGTCGGTTACTCGTAAGACTAAGCGATTCATCCCCGCGTCGGCGGCGGAAGGCACGCCAGAGATCCGGCCGTTCGCTGCGACGCTCAGCCAGCGCGGGCCGGCGACCTTGCTGTAGATCAGAGTGCTGCCTGCATCTGGATCGGTCGCGACACCGGTGAGGAACTGCTCGTAAGGCTGGCCGACGGCCGCGGCGGGCTGGCTGAGCGGATCGGTGGTGAAGACCGGGGCTTGGCCGTTCATCGCCGCCGTGAT from Luteolibacter arcticus encodes the following:
- a CDS encoding alpha-L-rhamnosidase-related protein; its protein translation is MKIPSFLLLCASTAFALPPELEGRAEKTGIASFVVAPTRIAWKSESGVENPDNLFQPKSGQAMLTEVAPPLVLNPGAGIVIDFGAEISGSVELFTTMTQGKDMPSVRVRFGESFTESMAELGARGAQNDHALRDQTVKLPWLGKTSIGPSAFRFVRLDNVDPKIPLLLGEIHAILTLRDIPYLGSFRCSDERLNRIWQTAAYTVHLNMQEYLWDGIKRDRLVWLGDMHPEVSVINAVFGANEVVPKSLDLIRDRTPVTEWMNGISSYSMWWVLIHEEWHRHHGDLAYLKQQQDYLDQLLRRLTTYVDADGRETLDGMRFLDWPTFENKTAVHEGLQAMMVLTMDSGARIMSLLGDAESAALCSETAARLRKHQPEASGRKSPAALLALAGLLDANQVAEQTLKRNGPADLSTFYGFYVLNALAKSGDIDTAIDFISKYWGGMLDHGATTFWEDFDLAWTENAGRIDGPVPAGKKDLHGDFGAHCYLGFRHSLCHGWAGGPAAWLSRQVLGIEPASPGFSEVHIRPQLGPLAWAEGTYPTPKGVIRVRHERKEDGSIESKIDLPPGVRRR
- a CDS encoding transposase; its protein translation is MSWISRPRTSRTPPYESEDRRRYTAEFNAQSVELLETGRPVAELGGDLGISTKPLYSWKQASERSQVGSGRPRAEGKWDAADELRALRREVAPLRVNKDIFENGRDHPPHQTPAGLRAMIDGIRATTGHGVRRTCDMLCVPRSWPFCFPETPTQPPALSPRMPTLVRSLHNGRRPLLSRLSARLRFPRRSRGVPQRQRRRRKILNAFVAARPASPAGLPPPLPYLRAGFDCLGSWLAVRLWATSSNENPKLSFVVRVHRLRAAAGT